The genomic segment GACGACGTACCGGCGGAAGCCGGCGAAGTCGTTAGTCGCCAGGGTCCGCGTCCACCGCCCGCCCCAGTGGTCGGCGGTGCCAGGGTTAACGAAGTACGTTCCCTTTTGGTTCATCCGTGGGTGTTGGTTCCAGAGCGCCGCGTCGAGCCGGGGCCAGTCGACGGCAAACGTCTTCGGCGTCAGCACGGCCCCGAGATCGGCGGCCAATTGCCCGACCTGGCCACCGCGGTCGCCCGCGTCGGCGGCAAATAGGTCGAGAATCTCCCGCGCACGGTTGCGGTATTCGAGTGCGATCGCCGGGTGCTTGAGGCAGCCGATCGCCTCGATGTGGCCGGGTTGGTGCTGGCGGGGGACGAACATCATGTCGTTATCCCAGGGAATCGGAGCCCACCGGCCGTCGGGGCGGCGGTAGTAGCCGTGGTTTCCGTCGGGCCGCAGGTCGACGTTGCCCAGTAGTCGGTTGAGCGCGTGGAAGCTGTAATACGCCGGCAGGTCGAGGTTTTCTCGCCACCAGGCTTCCTTGGGGTCGGACCGCATCCCGGCCAGGAACTTCTCCCACTCCTTGGTGGCATCGGTCATGCCGCGGGGGGTGTGCTTGACGCCGCTCTGGATGCTGACGGTCAGGCCGTCCGGCAACGGGCGGTCGGCGAGCAATTTCGGCTTCATCTCGCCGATCACGACATAAAGTCCCCACAGATCGCCCTTGTACTGGTTCCCGGCAGACACTTCCTCGGCCCCGTCGACCACGCGCCACTGGACCCATGTAGTCGGCGGGCTGGGGACACCGGCGAGACGGTAGGCCCGCATCGACAGCACCTCGTCGAGACCCCCGATGCCGCGGTGTACAGGAATGTGCGGGGTGGAGCCGCCGGGGTTCAAGTTGAGGCTGTCGCACGGGGCGGGAAACGGCACCCCGTCGTGGTCGACGAGCGGGACGTCGTGGCCACGGTTGAGCTTCAGCCCCCACTTGTTCTTGCCAGACATGTGGGCGCTCGCCTGACCGCGATTGCTGTACTGGATGTGATCGTAGACGACACCGCGGTAGACGAGCGTCCCCTGCTGTTTCTGCTTGTGGGCGTTGCCGTCCCACTGGCTCCGCGCGACGTCGTCGGCTCGGGCCAGGAGGTGGAAGGTTTGCAGCGTGCCGAGGAACTCCGCGGAGAACGTCTCCGGCGGGGTCTTGCCGGGATCACGGGCACCGGTCCACGGGGCGGGGCCGGCGTCGCACCACCACGCGAAGTTGGGGCAGGTGTCGTCGGCCGCGGGCGACTGCACCGTTTTGCCGGTCTTGTCGGTCGCCACGATCCGGTATCGCAGCAGCCAGCGGTGGCGCTGGTACGATGGCGGGACGCGGACGCTGAAAACACTGTCGCCAGCTTTCTCGTCTCCCTCCAGGCCGTCGTCGCGCATGGGCAACTCGGTCCACGCCTTTTCGTAGTCGGCGTCAGATTTACGAATGTATTTGCCGGGGGCAACGGCCTGCAATTTCAGGGTGGCTCGGGTCGTGCCCGCTGCCAACCGGGCGGTGACCAGCACCGGCACATTGGGCTTCGGCTGAACTGGCTCATGGCGGATCGCTGCCCCTGGATCGACCGGCTTCGTCGGGTTCGCATCTGCGACGAGGGCCATTCCGAAGAGTTTCACGATCGGTGTCAGGTCCCCCAGTCCGGTGGGTATCGGCTCCGCGGCCGGGAGCGGTGACACGGCGAGACTCGTAACGATCAAAGCCAAAATTCGCATTGCAGAGTTCCATGAAATCGGCGAGCCGGTTGGCAGTAGTGCCAAGATATCAGCCTAAATCCAGCGCGAGGCGATTTTCCCAGCGGAGTGTGTTCCAGATCGGCGTTATGGATTTGGGGGTGAGTTATCGAGTCGTAGCGATTGGCACGCGGCTGCATAAGTCAGTTCGAGTTCCAAAGGCACTGCCAGGTCTGGCGCGAGCCACAGCGGGACGGTCGGCAACGCGGTGCCGACCGCGAGGGCGTGTGGCCACACTTCCAGGTGAACCTCTTCTTCCCGAGCGACTGCGCGGTAACTGATCGCCGACAGACCGGACGGAGACGTCCAGTGGAACTCGGCCGGCCAATGCAACAACCGGCCGAGTTCGGTGTGGAAGTCGGCCGACCGCGTCGTTACGACATCGACGAATACCACCGAGATCCCGCGCTGCAAGTAGCTTGCGCATTTGACCGCGAACGCACGCCGGGTTTCGGGCCGGTCTTTGTTGGCTTCGCTCACCAACTCGATTGCAGCGACCATCTGCCACTGCCCCTCGCCGCGAAAAATCTGCACCTCAAATAGGTCCGGGTCGGTGAAGTCGGCTGCCCCGGCGATCGGTGCGGTTGGCGGAGCATAAACATGGGGCGCGACCGCCACCCTACCCGCACCGTTTCCCGACTCGAACGAATGAGGCTGTTGCCACCGTAACGCGCTGACATCAACTTCAACCGAGTTTCCCAAGCGAACGAACGAGCGGGCCACATAGCCCGGCGAGAGAACGCTCGCATTCAATCGCTGGAGGATCGTTGTGATCCACGTACCGTGGACGGACGGCCAATCACAATTCAGCGACTGAGGGGGGTGAAAATGATCGAGTAACGGCACGGCTAATCTCCTCGAATCCGTTCATCATACCGCGCCGAGCAAACCAGACCGAGCGCCGTCGAGCCGTGGCGATTTGGAGCATTTTTTGCATTTATTGCGCTGAGAGCCTTGTTTTGGGACGGGCGTGTCACCGGCGCTCGGCGCGGGTCTCCGACCCCGCCGTTCGGCCCGACCGCAGGTCTCCCCGCTCTCCACTTCTGATACTCGCCTCATGAGGCACCGATTGGATGAGCCCACGCCGTAGGACAGGAGACTTGCGGTCGGGCCGAACGGCGGGGTCGGAGACCCGCGCCGAGCGCCGGTGGGTGGGGTATTTTTGCATTTATTGCGCTGAAACCCCTGTTTTGGGCCGGGCGGGTTTCCGCGCTGCCGAGCGGGGCCGGGGCATTTTTTGCATTTATTGCGCTGAAACCCCCGTTTACTTTACCCCCACTCCCGAAACTCCCGGGTGCAGCGAGATCGCCCCGCCTTTGTATCTCACCCACATTCGCCGTAAGACGTTGGAGCGCAACCTTCTCGGTGATCGGAATGAAGATCGCGTGAGCCCGCGGCCGATGATTTCTTGGCTCAGAACTGCCCTCGCCAGGGGTGGGACCGTCCGGGTATTGTGCCCGGCGTGTTCTGTCGTCGGTTCCGCAAGGACGCCTCGATGGATCGACCCTTCTCGGTCCCGCGCCCCCGCGCCATCCGCCTCGTCCCCCGGCTTTACCGGTGGGGCGTGTTGGGGTCGGCCGCGCTCGTCGGGTGCGAGTCTGTTCGCCCGACAACCGTGCCCGACGCGGCAGCCGGAAACGGCGCCCGGGCCCAGGTCGCGGCGGCCGCGCCGAAGAAGCCGGGGGGGACGATCCCGCCGCTCCGCGTCTCCAAGTTCGTCTTTTACGCGGACGTCCCGCTCGCCGCCGAAGACGCCTTGTTCCGCGAGCTGGAAGAACTACCCGATCAACTCCAGCGGGAACTCCACATCCCGGATGGGAACAACGTCGTCCAGGTGTTCCTGTTCGAAGACCAGGACAAGTACGAAGCGTTCATGCGCGAGCGGTTCCCGTGGCTCCCCGTCCGGCGGGCGTACTTCATCGCCGACCAGAAGCGGCCCGGGGCGACCGACGACCTCCAGGTTTACACCTGGATGGGCGAAAACCTCCGCACCGACCTGCGGCACGAACTCACGCACGCGATGCTGCACGCCGTGTTGAAGGGCGTCCCGCTGTGGCTCGACGAGGGGCTCGCCGGCTTTTTCGAGCAGCCGCCGGGGAACGACGGGGTCAACCCGGACCACCTGGAAAAATTGCGGAAGGGTCCGTTCGTCCCCGACCTGGCCCGGCTGGAGAACATCGGGAAAGTGGCCCAGATGGAGAAGCCGGAATACCGGGAAGCCTGGGCGTGGGTGCATTTCATGCTCCGCGGCGACCCGAAAGCGAAGGCCGCGCTGCTCGAATACCTCGACCAGCTCCGCACCAACCCGAACCCCGGCCCGCTCCTGCCCCGGCTGGCCCAGGTCACGGCCGACCCGAACAAGACACTCGCCGACTACCTCGCCCGGGTGGAAATCCAGCCCCCGCCCGCCCCGCGGGGCCGGGCGGCGGACAAATAATCCGCACCGAACCACCGGCAGCTCATGCACGGTACGCACAAAGCCATGTCTTCCCGCCAGCCAGAGAATCATTATTCAGGCCGGCGGTGAGTTTGGGACGAATTTCGCATCCCGCGGCTACTCCCGTCCCGACAGCCCTCACGCCGTCCGTCGCGTGGGACATAGAATTAACAATATTGTTGTGAGCCCCGACCGCGACCACCCGGCGCAAGGTGTTGGCCACCGCCACCCGATGTCCCGTCGGCCCGCCCGGACATTCGCGAGCCCGCCCCGGATGAACATCCTCGTTACCGCCGGCAACACGCAAGCCCCGATCGATCGGGTGCGTGTGGTCACCAACATCTTCACCGGGAAGACCGGGGCGAACATCGCCCGGACCGCGTGGGCCCGCGGTCACCGGGTTACCATCCTGACCTCCCACCCCGAAACCCTGACCGACCTGCCGGACCCGGCGAGCGATAGCGACCGCCGCGTGACCGTCGTCCCGTACCAGACGTTCGACGACCTGGCCGGGTTGATCCAAAAAGAAATCAAGACCGGCGGGTACGACGTCGCGTTCCACTCGGCCGCGGTCAGTGACTACCTCTCGGCCGGCGTGTACGCGCCGGAGCCGGGGACGTTCTTCAACGCCCGCACCAAGTACTGGGAGCGGCGGGGAAACGCGCCGGCGATGGCCGAACACCGCGGCGGCAAGATCAGCAGCCGCGAGCCGGAACTCTGGTTTCGCATGGTTCGCGCCCCCAAACTAATCGACCGCTTCCGCAACCCGTGGGGCTTCCAGGGGCTGCTCGTCAAATTTAAACTGGAGGTCGGCCTGTCCGACACGGAACTGGTCGACATCGCGGAGGCGTCGCGGACGACCTCCGGGGCCGACCTGATGGTCGCGAATACGCTCGAAGGCTCGGCTCACTCGGCATTCATCGGTCCGCTCGACGGGCGGTACGACCGGGTTCCCCGCCGGGAGCTGGCCGACCGGCTGGTCCTGACCGTCGAACACATGCACCGGGCTCGTGTTCAACATGAGTAACATCCTCCTCGGGGCGACCGGGTCCGTGGCCGCGGTCCGCGTCCCCGCCTTATACGCCGCCCTGGCAGCCGCCGGCCACCAGGTCAAGATCGTGGCGACCGACGCGGCCACGTACTTCTTCGACCCGGCTCCGCTCCGAGACGTTCTTACTCTGGACGCGGACGAGTGGCCCGGGCAGGCCGACGGCGGCCGGTACGCTCGTGGCGACCGGGTCGTCCACATCGACCTCCGCGACTGGGCCGACACGTTCGTGATTGCCCCACTGGACGCGAACACCCTGGCCAAGCTGGCCGTCGGTCTGTGCGACAACTGCCTGACATGCGTCTGGCGTGCGTGGGACTACGCGAAGCCGGTGATCCTCGCCCCGGCGATGAACACGCTGATGTGGCGGCACCCGTTCACCCGCAAGCATCTCCGGGCGGTCGGAGCTGACTTCGGGGCGGCCCACGTCCCGGGGCACCTGGAAGAGGAACTGCTCGTCCGGCAGATCAACGACCGGGCGAAAGGCTTACGGATCGTCGCCCCGATCGAGAAACAACTCGCGTGCGGCGACGTGGGCGTCGGTGCGATGGCGGAAGTGGACGAAGTGGTGGCAGCAGTGCGGGCGGCTCTGGCTCCAGTCGGATAGTTCCGCCGGCCTCTTTCACTTCACCTTCGGCACCCGAATCTCATTCACGATCCCGTAGAGTTTCATTACCACCAGCATGTCGATGAGCCGGTCGCGGTACTTTCGGTCGGACACCTCCCCGGTCAGTTTGATCTCCTCACCGGAAAACTCGGCCCTCACGGCGAACGTCGCCTGCGGGTCGGTCACCACTGCCTTGCGGAACGCCTCGACGTAGTCGCCCACTTTTGCCGCCTCGTACTTCCCATCCGGGGCGACCTTCTCCAGCAGGGCTTTCATCCGCTCCTGGTAAGCTGGATTGAGAGCGATCGCCGTGTACGACTTCGGATCTCGCGGCTTCGCGGCCCGGTCCTTTTCTAGCTTCTCCCGGAGGGCGATCAACGCGGCCTTGTGGGTCGTCCAGTACTTTACAGCCCCCTTCGCGATGGCTGCCGCTTCCGTCTTCGGGTAATCCGGCTTCATCGAGAGGTCGTCGAACTCTCGGTTGGTCATGTACCCGGACTCGGCGATGGTACCCGGGATCAGTGTCTCCCGAAGAATGTGGTAGCTGCCCTTGATGAGCGACCGTTTCGGCCCCGGGACGGCTCCCACCAAGGCCTCGTTCACGTCCCGGGCGATGGCTTCGTACAACGTGTCGTCGGCCGCGTTGTGCTTGTAGAGGGCGGTGTGGCCGGTCGTGGCGGCCGGGCCGGCGTTGTGGTGAACGGATAGGAAGAAGTGACAGTTGTGGTGTTCGAAGAAGTCGATGCGGGCGTGGAGTTCGTCGGAATTGCTCGATCCTTCTGGGCTGAGCCGGTGGTCGGCCACCCGGGTTAGATGAACCGTCGCCCCCTGGGCTTGCAGGAGTGTCGCGAGTTCGAGTCCCACCTTCAGATTCAACGCGCTCTCAGTCGTCTTCGAGGCCACGCCCCGCGTCCCGCCGGTGTAGCTCTTCGAGTACCCCTGCCCGCCGTGGCCCGGGTCGACCACGATGACCGCCCCTTTGAGGGGCAAGGCGTCCGCGACCGCCGCCATCGGGGTCATCGCCAGGAGTAAGAACGGGATCATCGGTCAGGTTCTCGAAAGCGTGAGACGGTGGGATGTTTGGGCGGGAGATCAGGTCCGAGCGTAATCGCGCAGCACAGAAAGACGCTGAATCCTACTAAGGGCGAGTGGAGGTCATCATCGGACGGCGGGCGGTTTGTTTCCAGAGGGCTCATGGCAAAAACCTAATGAGCCCGCGGTCCAACGGACCGTAGGTTACGCATGTGGGACGACCGCTTCCCAGGTCATCGAGCCGTCCGTTGGCCGCAATGAGAATCGGAGAGGTGGGAATTGAGAGGCACGCCCGAGAGCAGAGTCCCGGGCGTGTGATGGCGGGGGCGTCGTTAGTACTGTTTCGTAATCGCCGGCGTCGAGCGGACGATTTTTCCTGCCTCGTCCGCGAGGACGAAGAAGCTGTTAACGATTCGGGCCGTCACCGCGTCGGCCCCGTTCAGCACGTTCACGCGGTAGTGGCGGCCCCAGAGCGGCAGCACGTTGACCCGGTACAAGTCTCCGGGCCGGCCGAGGGAATTAATAACCTGATTGCGGATCAACGAACACGAGTGTTCGGATTGCTCGGTGCGCGGCTTGGTTTCTTCTTCTTCCGGCAGGGTCGGCGCCTTAGGCGATTTCGACATTCTCGTTCTCCTTCGGATCGAACCTCGTGCGGGCCACGCCGCGCGACCGCACGAACAACAACAATGAAGATTTCTATTTATTTCAAATTACCGGCCGCCGCCGGTCGTGCCAACCCGAGCCTTAACCCGGCTTCGACCACCCCGCCGGTTCGCCCGCCGGGAAATACGTGTCGTGATCGGGCCAACACCCCGGCGTATGAACGTCGAGCATGTCGAGCCCGGCCGGCCCCGCCCGGAACCCGTGCCGCGTGCCGGGTGGCAGACGGAGGAAGTCGCCCGGGCTGATATCATAGTCTACGCCGTCCAACACCGCCGCGCCGCCGCCCGCGATCACAAAATAATACTCTTCGGCCACCGCGTGATAGCTCACCGAGGTCGTCGCCCCGGGAGCAACGTGGACGCGGTAGACCGTGCCCGCGGCCGCTTGGGCGCGATCGATCAACGCCTCGATCCGGTATGGTCCGAGTTGTTGCTGGCGGTCGGGGTTGCCGCTCGGGCGGTGAATCAGGTCCACGATTCCCTCCGGCCCAACGCTATTCCTTTGCTCGGCCCGCCACTATCGCATCAACGCGGTCTGCGCCAAGACCGACCGTGTTCGCGGTCTCGACGAGTTGTTTCCAGGTCGTTTCGTCCAGCTCGATGCCCGCTTTCAAACGCCCGGCTTTCGTCCGCTCGCTGTGTTCACCCGGCATCACGATTTCGCCGTCCGCCTCGACCGTTTCCGAACTCTTCACCCACTCGATGAATCGGGTGATCTCGGTGGCGAAGTCGGCGTCGGTCCGGAAGAACGCCGGGTCGAGGTAGATCGACAGCATGCCGTTCACGACCCGGCCGGCGTTCGCGGGGTTGCTACACCCGCCGCCGGTCAGCGCGCCGGCCATCACTTCGGCGATGATGCCGAGGCCGAACCCCTTGTGCCCGCCGACTGGGAGAATTGCGCCGGGTGGGGAAGCATAGAACACGCGGGGATCGGTTGTCGGCCGACCGTCTGAATCGATGATGCAGCCCTCGGGGACGTTCTGACCCTTGTTGAGGGCCACCCGAATCTTCCCCTCGGCGATCGTGCAGGTCGAGATGTCGAAGACGATCGGTATTCCGCCGGCCACGGGCACACCCGCGGCGATCGGGTTGGCGGACAGGCGGCGGTTGATCCCGCCGAACGGGGCGACGAGGATGCCGGCCCCGCTGGAGTTCACGAAATGGAACGACACCTTCCCGGCCCGGGCGGCCATCAGCGGCCAGTCGCCGATCCGGCCCAGGTGCCCAGCGTTCCGCAGGGCCACGACGGCCACGCCTTGCTTTTCACACTTCTCGATCCCGAGCCGCGTCGCCTGTTCGCCGACCGTCTGGCCGAACCCGAACTGGCCGTCGACCACGGCGATCGCGTCGTTCTCGAAAACGACTTCAAGCGTCCGGTCGGCCACGACTTTGTCTGCCCGGAGCCAGTTCACATAAGCTGGGACACGAATGGCGCCGTGCGAGTCGTAGCCGAGGAGATTGGCTTCCACCAAATAAGTGGCGACCCGCCCCGCTTCCGCGGACGAGCAGCCGGCTGCGTGAAAAATGGCCGCGATCAGTTCCGTTAGCTGGTCGGCCGTGAGGATCATGAAGGCTTTCCGCGGTTCTCGGGCGTTGTGGGTCGGCCGTTGGTAAAAAGGAGCGGTGCGTCGGGTCGTGGCTTTCGGTGGCTCATCCGGGTACCGGTATTATCGTGTTTTTCGGCCGGGCCGTCCCACGCTGTTTCAATGAAATTCCTCCGCGCCGGCGCGGGTTGGCTTGCGGCACGCCGTCGACGCTAGAATCTGGTGTCGCCCACCATCGTCCACACGCCGGGGGAACTCGCGATGAAATGGGTTGTGATCGTCGTCCGCACGCTTGTTGGGGTTGGCTTGACCAT from the Fimbriiglobus ruber genome contains:
- a CDS encoding choice-of-anchor X domain-containing protein yields the protein MSPLPAAEPIPTGLGDLTPIVKLFGMALVADANPTKPVDPGAAIRHEPVQPKPNVPVLVTARLAAGTTRATLKLQAVAPGKYIRKSDADYEKAWTELPMRDDGLEGDEKAGDSVFSVRVPPSYQRHRWLLRYRIVATDKTGKTVQSPAADDTCPNFAWWCDAGPAPWTGARDPGKTPPETFSAEFLGTLQTFHLLARADDVARSQWDGNAHKQKQQGTLVYRGVVYDHIQYSNRGQASAHMSGKNKWGLKLNRGHDVPLVDHDGVPFPAPCDSLNLNPGGSTPHIPVHRGIGGLDEVLSMRAYRLAGVPSPPTTWVQWRVVDGAEEVSAGNQYKGDLWGLYVVIGEMKPKLLADRPLPDGLTVSIQSGVKHTPRGMTDATKEWEKFLAGMRSDPKEAWWRENLDLPAYYSFHALNRLLGNVDLRPDGNHGYYRRPDGRWAPIPWDNDMMFVPRQHQPGHIEAIGCLKHPAIALEYRNRAREILDLFAADAGDRGGQVGQLAADLGAVLTPKTFAVDWPRLDAALWNQHPRMNQKGTYFVNPGTADHWGGRWTRTLATNDFAGFRRYVVDFCTDSRPMKNYAPNDGDQRGYGWGYLAHEAKDDKIPATPTVQQPTSGRFQFEASAFISPAGHKPAALEWRVGRVGQRGWYELDERWRTEVKSGREVGIPPEAFKEPGEYRVRARWRDSTGRCGHWSSPVNVSVR
- a CDS encoding DUF4058 family protein; amino-acid sequence: MPLLDHFHPPQSLNCDWPSVHGTWITTILQRLNASVLSPGYVARSFVRLGNSVEVDVSALRWQQPHSFESGNGAGRVAVAPHVYAPPTAPIAGAADFTDPDLFEVQIFRGEGQWQMVAAIELVSEANKDRPETRRAFAVKCASYLQRGISVVFVDVVTTRSADFHTELGRLLHWPAEFHWTSPSGLSAISYRAVAREEEVHLEVWPHALAVGTALPTVPLWLAPDLAVPLELELTYAAACQSLRLDNSPPNP
- a CDS encoding phosphopantothenoylcysteine decarboxylase; its protein translation is MNILVTAGNTQAPIDRVRVVTNIFTGKTGANIARTAWARGHRVTILTSHPETLTDLPDPASDSDRRVTVVPYQTFDDLAGLIQKEIKTGGYDVAFHSAAVSDYLSAGVYAPEPGTFFNARTKYWERRGNAPAMAEHRGGKISSREPELWFRMVRAPKLIDRFRNPWGFQGLLVKFKLEVGLSDTELVDIAEASRTTSGADLMVANTLEGSAHSAFIGPLDGRYDRVPRRELADRLVLTVEHMHRARVQHE
- a CDS encoding flavoprotein, with amino-acid sequence MSNILLGATGSVAAVRVPALYAALAAAGHQVKIVATDAATYFFDPAPLRDVLTLDADEWPGQADGGRYARGDRVVHIDLRDWADTFVIAPLDANTLAKLAVGLCDNCLTCVWRAWDYAKPVILAPAMNTLMWRHPFTRKHLRAVGADFGAAHVPGHLEEELLVRQINDRAKGLRIVAPIEKQLACGDVGVGAMAEVDEVVAAVRAALAPVG
- a CDS encoding N-acetylmuramoyl-L-alanine amidase family protein, with product MIPFLLLAMTPMAAVADALPLKGAVIVVDPGHGGQGYSKSYTGGTRGVASKTTESALNLKVGLELATLLQAQGATVHLTRVADHRLSPEGSSNSDELHARIDFFEHHNCHFFLSVHHNAGPAATTGHTALYKHNAADDTLYEAIARDVNEALVGAVPGPKRSLIKGSYHILRETLIPGTIAESGYMTNREFDDLSMKPDYPKTEAAAIAKGAVKYWTTHKAALIALREKLEKDRAAKPRDPKSYTAIALNPAYQERMKALLEKVAPDGKYEAAKVGDYVEAFRKAVVTDPQATFAVRAEFSGEEIKLTGEVSDRKYRDRLIDMLVVMKLYGIVNEIRVPKVK
- a CDS encoding cupin domain-containing protein codes for the protein MDLIHRPSGNPDRQQQLGPYRIEALIDRAQAAAGTVYRVHVAPGATTSVSYHAVAEEYYFVIAGGGAAVLDGVDYDISPGDFLRLPPGTRHGFRAGPAGLDMLDVHTPGCWPDHDTYFPAGEPAGWSKPG
- a CDS encoding malate/lactate/ureidoglycolate dehydrogenase, whose protein sequence is MILTADQLTELIAAIFHAAGCSSAEAGRVATYLVEANLLGYDSHGAIRVPAYVNWLRADKVVADRTLEVVFENDAIAVVDGQFGFGQTVGEQATRLGIEKCEKQGVAVVALRNAGHLGRIGDWPLMAARAGKVSFHFVNSSGAGILVAPFGGINRRLSANPIAAGVPVAGGIPIVFDISTCTIAEGKIRVALNKGQNVPEGCIIDSDGRPTTDPRVFYASPPGAILPVGGHKGFGLGIIAEVMAGALTGGGCSNPANAGRVVNGMLSIYLDPAFFRTDADFATEITRFIEWVKSSETVEADGEIVMPGEHSERTKAGRLKAGIELDETTWKQLVETANTVGLGADRVDAIVAGRAKE